The following are from one region of the Ignavibacteriales bacterium genome:
- a CDS encoding YCF48-related protein: MKKKIHSKIFLIFILITIFLCNSIFPQILERIIPVFPSAADTLGEYANVVFTNKDTGWIYTTLRLIKPYGDCYNKLFRTTDGGKSWEKKILEIGVFDIYRMYTKEPDFLFVVYHGNNILITPNGGSSWDSSKIDEMQSGINKIHFFNERDAIAFSNNRWFTSDGGYSWKKGNVTQKEFLSPSDVCFVNDSLGWMLSGHYLITDVGIIANTTNGGRTWAYQDSITSLLYGVEFIDSLKGFAVGTNRSFSNGYIYKTKDGGKNWEIERYENVGPFWDVSFLDSLYGWISGTGRILRTTDGGETWETQVEGYTASFKQLIMLKKDKTAYVFGDDWNGKTHTLLRADLSNLTEVEAKKETKPKEFLLFNNYPNPFNPTTTISYNLPSDGRVTIKVYDMLGREVKTLVNDYKNAGSYSVVWNSKDIYDNEVSSGIYFYNIRFKDQSYSKKMILVR; this comes from the coding sequence ATGAAAAAAAAAATCCACTCTAAAATTTTTCTAATTTTTATATTGATAACAATATTTTTATGTAATAGTATTTTTCCACAAATATTGGAAAGGATAATTCCAGTATTTCCTTCGGCTGCCGACACTTTAGGAGAATATGCAAATGTCGTTTTTACAAATAAAGATACTGGATGGATTTATACGACTTTACGATTAATAAAACCTTATGGGGATTGTTATAATAAACTATTTCGAACTACTGATGGAGGCAAAAGCTGGGAGAAAAAAATATTAGAAATAGGTGTTTTTGATATTTATAGAATGTATACTAAAGAACCTGATTTTTTATTCGTAGTATATCATGGTAATAATATTTTAATAACACCAAACGGTGGTAGTAGTTGGGATTCATCAAAGATTGATGAGATGCAAAGCGGTATTAATAAAATACATTTTTTTAACGAGAGAGATGCAATTGCATTCAGTAATAACCGTTGGTTTACATCGGACGGCGGATATTCATGGAAAAAGGGAAATGTTACACAAAAAGAATTTCTATCACCATCAGATGTGTGTTTTGTGAATGATAGTCTCGGATGGATGCTAAGCGGTCACTATTTGATTACTGATGTAGGCATTATAGCCAACACAACAAACGGCGGCAGAACCTGGGCATATCAGGATTCCATAACTAGTTTATTATATGGCGTTGAATTTATTGATTCATTAAAAGGATTTGCAGTTGGTACAAATCGCAGTTTTAGCAATGGTTATATTTATAAAACAAAAGATGGTGGTAAAAACTGGGAAATAGAGAGATATGAAAATGTAGGTCCTTTCTGGGATGTGAGCTTTTTAGATAGTTTATATGGATGGATAAGTGGAACAGGAAGAATACTTAGAACAACAGATGGAGGGGAAACGTGGGAAACACAAGTAGAAGGATATACCGCATCATTTAAGCAGTTAATAATGCTTAAGAAAGATAAGACTGCTTATGTTTTTGGTGATGATTGGAATGGTAAAACGCATACGTTATTAAGAGCAGATTTAAGTAACCTAACTGAAGTAGAAGCTAAAAAGGAAACTAAGCCAAAGGAATTTCTATTATTCAATAATTATCCAAACCCATTTAACCCGACGACAACAATAAGCTACAACTTACCATCAGATGGAAGAGTTACAATTAAAGTTTATGATATGCTTGGAAGAGAAGTAAAAACGTTGGTTAATGATTATAAAAATGCAGGCAGCTATTCAGTTGTTTGGAATAGTAAGGATATTTATGACAATGAAGTTTCTTCAGGAATATATTTCTATAATATCAGGTTCAAGGATCAGTCATACTCGAAGAAAATGATTTTAGTACGATAA
- a CDS encoding T9SS type A sorting domain-containing protein, with protein sequence MSLKNVLKFSCFVLAIFLLNANTGIAQKFKSDTYEFRDNLRINSKTKIAEIMYSTDKTIYKGTPEQIARQFLHENKTVFGIDNISDLQLLEVIESPGGKHVGFIQTYKGIPVYGSETVVSINDKNQVTTVANGCVPLKGFNNTSVNVGKEKALSNAKIKAKIIDDKQLIAEPKQKLYIYADSLYNLTLVWKVNITADSPVGSWDILIDVNTGDIVKFDDVRALVNGQGKVFIPDPVTYLNNTNLTDQNNTDYTAIQSAYSTVTLPNLSAADQNGWYWISGTYARSFQISAPNYPQVSNTTASFLLDRSQPGFEEVNAYYFIDAQRQYIGSLGFSPKWDGHDYIYFDAHGIEDDNSAYIPDYKWILFGDGGVDGAEDHNTIIHEYTHAVHDALMTGTGLGNGDEKTIGEGSADYMAVSYRRTLSSFQPDVCFPWDLNGMPDQRYLSSTVQYPDNWTDWYAGGTVWASTLMDIQNYGDIGRDVAHKLLLKSFSYANSSIIAPDHVFYVMRADQDIYGEAHLSSLGKGFYNRGFFNPRNNPTPAHPSNLLNGNITSSTTWNGIKWVNGYVYIKPGVYVRSYAFLFIGDNQRIVVENGATLEITGPLVKYFRADIQVNPGGNLIFSKRVGDNELTESELPSEYSLLGNYPNPFNPTTTIKYSLPKESSVELNIYDMLGRELKTYNVSSQQAGYNEITWDGRNENGESVSSGVYIYKIKFKTRGNYNTVEKSAKLVLTK encoded by the coding sequence ATGAGTCTCAAAAATGTTCTAAAATTTTCCTGCTTTGTTTTGGCGATTTTTTTATTAAACGCTAATACCGGGATAGCTCAGAAATTCAAATCTGATACATATGAGTTTAGAGATAACCTGCGTATTAATTCAAAAACTAAGATCGCTGAAATTATGTATTCTACAGATAAAACAATTTATAAAGGAACACCGGAACAAATTGCACGTCAATTTCTTCACGAGAACAAAACTGTTTTTGGTATAGACAATATTTCAGATTTGCAATTGCTTGAAGTAATAGAAAGTCCCGGCGGAAAACATGTTGGTTTCATCCAGACTTATAAAGGAATACCTGTATATGGTTCAGAAACAGTTGTTAGTATAAATGATAAAAACCAGGTAACAACTGTTGCAAACGGTTGTGTTCCATTGAAAGGTTTTAACAATACTTCTGTGAATGTTGGTAAGGAAAAAGCACTGAGTAACGCAAAAATAAAAGCAAAGATTATAGATGATAAACAACTTATTGCTGAACCCAAGCAAAAGCTATATATATACGCGGATTCATTATACAATCTTACTTTAGTTTGGAAAGTAAATATAACCGCTGATTCACCTGTAGGTAGTTGGGATATTCTGATAGACGTAAATACGGGTGATATAGTAAAGTTTGATGATGTTAGAGCATTAGTAAATGGACAAGGGAAAGTTTTTATTCCGGATCCAGTTACATATCTAAACAATACAAACCTTACTGATCAAAATAATACAGATTATACCGCAATTCAAAGCGCATATAGTACAGTAACTCTACCTAATTTATCTGCAGCCGACCAAAATGGTTGGTATTGGATATCCGGGACTTATGCCCGATCTTTTCAAATTTCAGCTCCAAATTATCCACAAGTAAGTAATACAACAGCCTCGTTTTTGCTAGACCGCAGCCAGCCTGGCTTTGAGGAAGTAAATGCCTATTATTTTATTGATGCCCAAAGGCAATACATTGGCTCTTTAGGTTTTTCACCCAAGTGGGATGGACATGATTATATTTATTTTGATGCACACGGAATAGAAGATGATAATTCCGCGTATATTCCAGACTATAAATGGATACTTTTTGGTGATGGCGGTGTTGATGGAGCTGAAGACCATAATACAATAATACATGAATATACACATGCAGTTCATGATGCTCTTATGACAGGAACAGGATTGGGGAATGGAGATGAAAAAACGATAGGCGAAGGTTCTGCTGATTACATGGCAGTTAGTTACAGAAGAACTCTTTCATCATTCCAACCGGATGTATGTTTCCCCTGGGATTTAAATGGAATGCCCGACCAGCGTTATTTAAGTTCTACCGTACAGTATCCTGATAATTGGACAGACTGGTATGCTGGTGGCACAGTTTGGGCTTCTACGCTGATGGATATACAAAACTATGGAGATATTGGGAGAGATGTCGCCCATAAACTATTACTTAAATCATTCAGTTATGCAAACAGTTCTATTATTGCTCCAGATCATGTTTTTTATGTAATGAGAGCTGATCAGGATATATATGGAGAGGCTCATTTAAGTTCTTTGGGAAAAGGTTTTTATAATAGAGGTTTTTTCAATCCTCGAAATAATCCAACACCAGCACACCCAAGCAATTTATTAAATGGAAACATTACATCAAGCACAACCTGGAATGGCATAAAATGGGTAAATGGTTATGTGTATATTAAACCCGGTGTATATGTTAGAAGCTATGCGTTTCTTTTTATTGGTGATAATCAAAGAATTGTTGTTGAAAATGGGGCAACTCTTGAAATTACAGGACCGTTAGTAAAATATTTTAGAGCTGATATACAGGTTAATCCTGGTGGGAATTTGATCTTTTCAAAGAGAGTCGGTGATAATGAATTAACAGAATCGGAATTACCTTCAGAATATAGCCTTCTTGGCAATTATCCCAACCCATTCAATCCAACTACAACAATAAAATATTCACTTCCAAAGGAATCTTCTGTTGAATTAAATATTTATGATATGCTTGGAAGAGAATTAAAAACTTATAATGTCAGTTCACAACAAGCCGGTTATAATGAAATAACCTGGGATGGACGAAACGAGAATGGAGAGTCAGTATCAAGCGGTGTTTATATTTATAAGATAAAATTCAAAACAAGAGGTAATTATAACACAGTTGAAAAATCAGCAAAATTAGTTTTGACTAAATAA